The stretch of DNA TTATACAAACATAGATGCCAACTCATGTATAATAAGTTTCTATACGAAAGATATGTCACAATATACTCAAACATTTGGATGGATATTTCACCTCCAATCagaaataattttcttttcttttgtggttttatattttatttagtttgatTTTGATACTATATATGTTattgtaaattgttttttaatcaTCAAGCAATCATAGCCAATACATGAGTTTTAGAACCGTTTAAGTaagagttaaatatttttaataattcaacGATACTTATAATTATTTCCGAAAAAAAATAGCATAAATATATaccaattaaatttattttctttttatgtttttccaAAAGCTTGTgagatatatattaatattacttCAAAAATCAATCTACATCTTTTTTTTACTTCACTATGATATAACCTACTCAATTTTGATTTAACATCACAAATGTTTGGAAAGGCAACTTTGCCTAacaattaatagtataaaattttaaacatcCACTAAATTCTTTTAGTGGTATATAAAGATCTATTAACCATACGATACTTGATTTTACTTCAAAGACGTATCtttaattgataattaattaattaataactattattgcaaatatatattgtttggaTGACTCACTAACTTGTCACTAGTCAAGATGTcatgtttcaaaaaattaaataccttCCACTCCAACCAATTTCCTAGTTTACATATTTGACCCAATTAATTAACAGTTGaatagtattatatatatatatatatatatatatatatatatatatatatatgaatNNNNNNNNNNNNNNNNNNNNNNNNNNNNNNNNNNNNNNNNNNNNNNNNNNNNNNNNNNNNNNNNNNNNNNNNNNNNNNNNNNNNNNNNNNNNNNNNNNNNNNNNNNNNNNNNNNNNNNNNNNNNNNNNNNNNNNNNNNNNNNNNNNNNNNNNNNNNNNNNNNNNNNNNNNNNNNNNNNNNNNNNNNNNNNNNNNNNNNNNNNNNNNNNNNNNNNNNNNNNNNNNNNNNNNNNNNNNNNNNNNNNNNNNNNNNNNNNNNNNNNNtaaaattatatttaattatcataCTGTCGGTATAATCAAtgattttatataaacttttattatcTTACCactcataaaattattatttcttgacaaagacataatattattatttctttaaaacattttatatagtatatattaataaaatataattaaatatgtaaataagTTAATTACTATACatgaatgttttaaaaattgaatccaACAACGACATCTCTAGATTATAGTTCAATTCCTCGAAACCATTTGAaccaaaataaaactaaaattttattgttcaaataaataaatggtaaATAGTATCAATTTACAACTTAACCACGTGAACAGTTAGATTTTGTAAACTGTTTAAAACATTACCATATACcgataatgaaaaataaatttattaccaAAATTAAAACCTTctctatatttatataaatatttaaaaaaaataatattacaacgtattatttttagtgaaatataattatatttatgctAAATTTTGTTACTTTGTCAATACATAGTGATTGTTAaactcatgatttttttttttttacagaaaaatcaaaacaatataaaatatattataaagagAGGATAAGCATAAGATGTGTCTAGATGGATACAAATAGTCCAacatttatctaaataaatcaaataaatcaaaacacCTTAAAAGATTACGAACAACCTAAAGACAAAAGGAGAAATTGTTGACACCAAAGAgacaagttataaatttatacaCCGCATAGTAATTCAAATAATCAGTAAAattctttgttttcttttgtgaaatatttataagaattaaatttttattcacTAATTCcataacatattttatattatcaatacaatacaataaattagttgtatgacttttaaaataattatgaataaagttaattatttttaattgtataatttCACATATATCATAActaattaaatgagtttaatAGGTGTGTACTTTTAAGTGTAAATTTATCTTTCATTGACATTCAACCACAACATTTGAAGTACATTTCTTCTATAaaacaattacaataaaaatctaACTTTTATGCATTAcaataaaaatctaatttttatgCATGAcagtataaatattatttaatattctcGACAAATCATGATCAATTATgtatatgattttataaatagttgtaATAAAAGTCAAAACTTAttaataatttacttattttgtgattaattaataatataaaaaacctTTGAcagtatatataaataatattttataattattttacaccaaacatgcataatttttttgtctCTAATTAAATTATAGTGGTATTTATAATTGATTGGGTGTTTTGATTTAGTGTTTGCTGAGGAACTCTTGGTCCTGCTTAGGAGCCACCCCATCTCACCAATCTATCACCAAACCAAATTCTAAATTCCAAACCccaaaacacacacacacaaatccCAATTTCAAAGGTACAAAGAAAGTGCAACAACCAAacacacaaacacaaacacatgaatcataattaaaataaaaataaaaataaaaaacacacacacacactctGACACTACCCTGTTCTGTTCTGTTCTGTTCTGTTTCACAAAATGGATTGTTGGACTTCTTCTCTCCCTCTTGATGATGAATTCGAAAAACTTGTAATTCGAATGAATCCACCAAGGTTATAACAACAATTCTAAAACATCTTGTTTAATGTTTgtgtgtttttttctttttttctgaatttcatttttttttccaattgttattttttgttttttgcagAGTCACTGTGGATAATACTTCAAGCAGAACAACAACTTTGATAAAGGTTACAAATTGAAACCTTTTTCAGGTCTTatctttaatatatttcaaaagggtcattttagtttttaccaattttttttcatgtgaATTTTGTTGTAGGTTGATAGTGCTAATAAGCGTGGAAGTTTGTTGGAAGTTGTTCAAGTTCTTACTGATATGAATCTCATTGTTAGAAGAGCTTATATTTCTTCTGATGGTGGATGGTTCATGGATGGTAAAATTACCCTTTACAATTCTCAATTTTGAATCAAGTAATCATCATTGTTTTGcctaaaatatgtaattttcaCGATTTCGAAACAATTCTTCATCAGACTTTACTTACCTTGAGGCCGAATTCTGGATTATTAGGAGAAtgatgaaaagaagaaaaaaagtgattttcttatctaattttttttatggttttttattttatttgatcaaTTTTCAGTTTTTCATGTTACTGATCAAAATGGGAAAAAGTGTCTCCAAGAAGATGTAGCTGACAGAATTCAACAGGTAATAGATCTGCAATGCTAATCTGATGTTAGTTATTTGGTTTGATATTTGTTATGCTTGTAATTTGGGAGTGGAATTAAGATTTTGTCTAattgatattttcttattttatccaCACATAGAGAGTATCCAATTATGAGTCATCAAATCATTGTTTTTATCACTCTTCCTTGAAATTAATGTTCATATAATGTCTTTGTGCTGCTTAATTTTCAACATACCATGTAATTGAATATTATGCCCTTCAAATGGAAGACATGTCTGGTGTCCGCACGACACCGACACAAGAcattacattcaattactttTTGTCGAATTATAACTGATGCTAATGTGTTAGTGTCGTGTCTGTCTGGTGTCCGCATAACACCGACACAGGACATTGCATTCAATTACTGTTTTTTCAAATTGTTCCAGATGCTGACGTGCCAGTATGTTATTTGGTATCTGTGTCGGTGCTTCATTTATCGGCTATTCACCTTTTAGTTATTGTCCTTTGAATGAAATAGGAAATCGAAAAAGAATTGAATATCTGGTATCTGTGTCGGTGCTTCATTTGTCTGCATATCTTTTATTCTTTCAATAAATGCatgattttgtttatgatttctCTTTTTCAATAAAAGCAAATTAACCACTAGATTGAAAATGAACCAAACAAAACAATAACTACTTTTTTTTCAAACTTGAATTCGGCAATCTAGCTTCTTTATGTCATTCTGTCTATGGATCCatctgaattattttatttgtactaATAATTACGAAACTTGACTTTTGATTTGCTTGTTCCAGTCACTTGGTCCAAGAGTCCGTAGTTTCCGATCCGTGAGAAGGTCAGTCGGTGTTCAATCCGTGGCTGAACACACAACGATCGAGTTAACAGGACGCGATAGGCAAGGATTGCTTTCAGAAGTTTTTGCTATTCTTGCAGACCTCAAATGCAATGTGGTAGCAGCCGAAGTTTGGACTCACAATTCAAGAATGGCGTCAGTCGTATACATCACCGACGACGTAACAGGATTGCCAATCGACAATCCTGATCGCCTCGCCAAGATTAAGCATCTTCTCCTTTATGTCTTAAAAGGAGATGTCGACAAGAAGAACGCCAACACTGCTGTTTCTTTTGCTTCTACTCATAAGGAAAGGAGGTTGCATCAGCTGATGTATGCTGATCGCGATTACGACATATACGATGGAGATTCTTGCGCAACAAGTGATAGAAACAAGCTCCATGTAACTGTTGATGATTGCATAGATAAGGGATATACTGTCGTGAACTTGAAGTGTCCGGATCGACCGAAGTTGCTGTTCGATACTGTGTGTACACTCACAGATATGCAGTATGTTGTGTACCATGGAACTGTCATTGCTGAAGGACCAGAAGCTTATCAGGTTTGTCATTGTTCTTCTAAATTGGAATTTAGTTAGTACTTTTATGTTGTATAAACTTAGACTTGATCATACTTATTATactttgatttcattttttactCGGTGTATATTTGGTTCCACTTTTGGAGAAAGCAAAATTGATTTGACAAATGTAGAATGATTTTGACGTGTTCGGATATTTTCAAGTACCATTGATTTTGCTTGCAGAATTGATTCTAACTTGAAATCAGAATCTAGAGCTTTAGACAGTACAATTGATTTTTAACCCACTTTTTTATGAATGTATTCAAATATGAATTACTTTATATTCAACTCATTTTTAGTCAGtatcaatttattcaaaatcaatttttatcacTGCAGAACCGAACGTACATTGAGCCTATTCTTAGACCTCTTTTTGTGATTGCTATTAGAATGAATCATCATTCAAACTTCATTAATGTGCTTTGTCTTTCTTTACAGGAATATTACATAAGGCATGTGGATGGATATCCTATCAGTTCTGAAGCTGAAAGACAAAGAGTGATTCACTGCTTGGAGGCTGCAGTTCGGAGACGAACATCCGAGGTACTACACATGAATTTGATGCTATTTCACAACTTTTTTTCAATCTGTTTTTCATTGACAATGTTAATTTGTATTTGATACATAGGGAATTAAGCTAGAACTCTCTGGTGACGACAGAGTTGGCCTTTTGTCTGATGTAACTCGAATCTTTAGAGAAAATGGCCTTTCGGTGTGCCGCGCTGAGGTTACAACAAGAGGTTCCCAAGCCATGAATGTTTTCTATGTGACTGATGTGTCTGGAAATCCTGTCAAGAGTGAAACAATCGACGCAGTGCGAAAAGAGATCGGATTGACTATACTGCGCGTAAAAGAAGATACTGCGTGCTCGAAATCTCTGTCCGAGGAGAGTGGAAAATTCTCTTTATGTCATCTCTTTCGATCGAGGTCCGAAAAGCTTCTTTACAATTTAGGTCTAATGAAGTCTTATTCTTGAACCTAGTTGTGTATTTTGCATAATGTTTTTGTGTTTGTAAATAGTAGTTTAGTTTTTTCACCTAGAATTAGACTTCTTTGAAACCTCATTGCAAGTGCTTTATGGTTTAATCTTTCAAGATTTGGTTTCTTTGTTAAGTTTTATTCAAATATGTTAGATTGTAGAGTTTTATTTAGGCatgtttttcttgaaatatGTATATTAATGTGCCTTATCATAATATCCTTGTGGCTTTAATGCATTGTCAATGTCAACATACcaccaataaattaaaataagttctcaatgaaaagaagaaaaaaattaggtGCAAATGTTGGTAATTATTCTATAAAACTAAGTGATTAGCCTTGATGAATGAACTTTAATTACAGATGAATCAATCCAGAGTATCTAGGTTCGAATCATGATAGAAACAATTCTCCACATATATGTGTGTATGCACAACATCTTTACTTGTTAGTAATGTTTAGTAGTAGGATTCAACTTCACATTAACTTCTCTGTCCAATTCACATGTATCAAACTACCAAACCATTTTATCACtcacaaa from Cicer arietinum cultivar CDC Frontier isolate Library 1 chromosome 3, Cicar.CDCFrontier_v2.0, whole genome shotgun sequence encodes:
- the LOC101498352 gene encoding ACT domain-containing protein ACR4-like, which encodes MDCWTSSLPLDDEFEKLVIRMNPPRVTVDNTSSRTTTLIKVDSANKRGSLLEVVQVLTDMNLIVRRAYISSDGGWFMDVFHVTDQNGKKCLQEDVADRIQQSLGPRVRSFRSVRRSVGVQSVAEHTTIELTGRDRQGLLSEVFAILADLKCNVVAAEVWTHNSRMASVVYITDDVTGLPIDNPDRLAKIKHLLLYVLKGDVDKKNANTAVSFASTHKERRLHQLMYADRDYDIYDGDSCATSDRNKLHVTVDDCIDKGYTVVNLKCPDRPKLLFDTVCTLTDMQYVVYHGTVIAEGPEAYQEYYIRHVDGYPISSEAERQRVIHCLEAAVRRRTSEGIKLELSGDDRVGLLSDVTRIFRENGLSVCRAEVTTRGSQAMNVFYVTDVSGNPVKSETIDAVRKEIGLTILRVKEDTACSKSLSEESGKFSLCHLFRSRSEKLLYNLGLMKSYS